In one Acidimicrobiales bacterium genomic region, the following are encoded:
- a CDS encoding TIGR03619 family F420-dependent LLM class oxidoreductase, with protein MATLSITLPSFAAEDPGSWQPMLDQARAADAGGVDRLVVSDHVVFGENLEAYARPEVGGMEGGRQPTGPDGHWLEPLIVLTTVAAITTRVRLGTGILLAALRRPIVLAKQASTIDVLSGGRLDLGVGIGWQREEYDAAGLSFERRGRLLDDTLLVCQTLWREQRASVDTPDLRFDAIHQMPKPLQPGGVPLWVSGTLNDAVVRRVARFGAGWIMWGPAAAEPVPAATEMLRRVADAGRDPGDVAVSAPLRLVRRDDRSVDVEATAEGLRPLLDAGITDFRGALPVPSDTEEAAARYAELVSAFRRVAG; from the coding sequence ATGGCCACCCTGTCGATAACGCTGCCGTCGTTCGCCGCCGAAGACCCCGGGAGCTGGCAGCCGATGCTGGACCAGGCCCGGGCCGCCGACGCCGGCGGCGTGGACCGGCTGGTCGTCTCGGACCACGTCGTGTTCGGCGAGAACCTCGAGGCCTACGCCCGCCCCGAGGTCGGCGGCATGGAGGGCGGGCGCCAGCCGACCGGCCCCGACGGGCACTGGCTGGAGCCGCTGATCGTGCTGACGACGGTGGCGGCCATCACCACGCGCGTCCGCCTCGGCACCGGGATCCTCCTGGCAGCCCTGCGCCGGCCGATCGTCCTGGCCAAGCAGGCCTCCACCATCGACGTGCTGTCCGGCGGGCGCCTCGACCTCGGCGTGGGGATCGGCTGGCAGCGCGAGGAATACGACGCCGCCGGCCTCAGCTTCGAGCGCCGGGGCCGCCTGCTCGACGACACCCTGCTCGTGTGCCAGACGCTGTGGCGGGAGCAGCGCGCCTCCGTGGACACCCCGGACCTGCGCTTCGACGCCATCCACCAGATGCCGAAGCCCCTCCAGCCGGGCGGGGTCCCGCTGTGGGTGAGCGGCACGCTCAACGACGCCGTGGTGCGACGGGTGGCCCGCTTCGGCGCCGGTTGGATCATGTGGGGTCCGGCCGCCGCCGAGCCCGTTCCGGCTGCGACCGAGATGCTCCGGCGGGTGGCCGACGCCGGCCGCGACCCGGGGGACGTTGCCGTCAGCGCTCCGCTGCGCCTGGTCCGCCGGGACGACCGCAGCGTCGACGTCGAGGCCACCGCCGAGGGCCTCCGCCCCCTCCTCGATGCCGGGATCACCGACTTCCGGGGCGCCCTGCCGGTCCCCTCCGACACGGAGGAAGCCGCCGCTCGCTACGCCGAGCTGGTCTCTGCTTTCCGCCGGGTCGCGGGCTGA
- a CDS encoding RidA family protein produces MSAEARLAELGIDLPPVPPPVANFVRTRLAGTILYVSGHGPIHPDGTRDKGKVGADVDVEQAQASARLTGLNMLATVRAALGSLDRVRQVLKVLGMVHSAPGFGRQPEVIDGFSNLMVEVFGEAGRHARSAVGMAELPFGIPVEIEMIVEVEPA; encoded by the coding sequence ATGAGCGCCGAAGCCCGTCTGGCCGAGCTGGGGATCGACCTGCCGCCCGTACCTCCGCCGGTCGCAAACTTCGTCCGCACCCGCCTGGCCGGCACCATCCTGTACGTCTCGGGCCACGGCCCGATCCATCCGGACGGCACCCGGGACAAGGGCAAGGTCGGCGCCGACGTGGACGTCGAGCAGGCCCAGGCGTCGGCCCGGCTCACCGGGCTCAACATGCTGGCGACGGTGCGCGCGGCGCTGGGATCGCTCGACCGGGTGCGCCAGGTCCTGAAGGTGCTCGGGATGGTGCACTCCGCGCCCGGGTTCGGCCGCCAGCCCGAGGTGATCGACGGCTTCTCCAACCTGATGGTCGAGGTGTTCGGGGAGGCCGGCCGCCACGCCCGCTCGGCGGTGGGAATGGCCGAGCTCCCGTTCGGGATCCCGGTGGAGATCGAGATGATCGTCGAGGTCGAGCCGGCGTAG
- a CDS encoding nitroreductase family deazaflavin-dependent oxidoreductase, which translates to MSKGQDRMMQVINHIHRTAFTASDGRLFGNLLGMPVVKLTTVGRKSGKPRTSMLTSPAKDGDNLVLVASYGGSPKHPDWFLNLRDNPEVEVMTRGFKGRRKARIATSEEKARIWPGLTRDHKNYAGYQEKTTRDIPLVILEPVA; encoded by the coding sequence ATGTCGAAGGGCCAGGACCGCATGATGCAGGTCATCAACCACATCCACCGAACCGCCTTCACCGCCAGCGACGGGAGGCTGTTCGGGAACCTGCTCGGGATGCCGGTGGTGAAGCTCACCACCGTCGGGCGCAAGAGTGGCAAGCCCCGCACCAGCATGCTCACCTCCCCGGCCAAGGACGGGGACAACCTGGTGCTGGTCGCCTCCTACGGCGGATCCCCGAAGCATCCGGACTGGTTCCTCAACCTGCGGGACAACCCGGAGGTCGAGGTGATGACCCGGGGCTTCAAGGGGCGTCGCAAGGCCCGCATCGCCACCTCGGAGGAGAAGGCCCGCATCTGGCCCGGCCTGACCCGGGACCACAAGAACTACGCCGGCTATCAGGAGAAGACCACGCGGGACATCCCGC